AAAATTCGGTCTCAAGCAGGGCCCTTTCGATGTCGATCGAAGGATGTGTGTCAAAGCTTTCGTCACGCAGACGCTGGATTCTTTCGTTCATGATCTATTACCTCCCGTTGTCAATATGAAATAAGTTCGTTCCTCTAAGCGCTGGAGCCTTTTATTGCCGTTTTATCTTATACCGCCGCTGGCGGTTATCCGCCGATATGTACCTTTAGGCCGTACCCCTCGAGGATACCGGCCGCGTGGCGCGTCTGGTTCTCTGTAGGCGGCAGCAGGTCGCTGAGCTTATATTCCATGTGCCAGCGATCGTGCTTGCCCTTCGCCACCGTGTGGTAGGGCAGGATGTTGACGCCCGTGATTCCCTTGAGGGGCTGGACGAATCTGCCGAGGGCGTGCATGTTTTCGTCGCCGCTGTTGAGCCCCGGCATAAAGGGGACGCGGATGTTGATCTTCGCGCCGGCCTCCGATATCGCCCGCAGATTCTCAAGGATCACGACGTTGTCCACGCCGGTGTATTCCTTATGTTTTTCCGGATCCATATGCTTCACGTCGTAGAGGTAAAGATCCGCGCGCTTCACCGAATCCGTGATAACGCTTTTGCTCACGAAGCCGCAGGTGTCGAGCGTCCGGTGATAACCGGCCCGGCCGCAGGCATCCAGCGCCTCAAAGAGGAACTCCGGCTGCATGAAGGGCTCGCCTCCGGAGAAGGTCACGCCGCCTCCGTCGCGGAAGAATATCTCGTCCTTGTGGAGCTGCGTCATCAGTTCGTCGACGGTATAGTGTCTGCCGCAGAGCTCGCGCGCTTCGGGCGGACAGACCTCGCAACATTTGCCGCAGCCGTCGCAGAGGCCGTCGTCCGTCACGAGGGTCCCGCCCCGCACGGAGATCGCGCCGTTGTGGCAGCTCTTGACGCAGGAGCCGCAGCCGATGCACTTCTCACCGCGGAAAAGCACCACCGGCGCCACCGACTGGCTCTCCGGATTATGGCACCACCAGCAGGCCAGCGGGCATCCCTTGAGATGTACCGTCGTGCGCGTACCGGGGCCGTCGTGTATCGAATATTTTTTTATGTCAAAGATGATTCCCGTCTTACTCAACTGCGCCGTTCCCCTCCTCGGATAGGTCAAGGTCGAGATGTTTGGCAAAATAATATTTACGTATAAAGCGTTCCTGCACGGAGAACGACCAATGCACATCGCGGATATAATCCGCGGCGCTGTTGAAGTCATGGTTCCGCAGCATCTCGATCATCGTTTTGTGTTCCTCAAGGGAGTGAAGCTCCCACTCCTTAACAAAGGTCTTGTTGCGCGGAAAATCGTAGAGGGTGTATCTTAATTGAATGGAGCATCTCGGCGTTGTCCGACATTTCAAGGTACACGTTGTGGAACTTAAGGTTCGCGTCGTAAAAGACGGAAAAATTGTTCTGGTCGAGCGCCTTGCCCATCTGCTGGTTATATCTCTCCATCAGGTCGGCGTCGCTGTCGCGGAAACGGACCGCCACGAGGACGATCACCGCGGACTCAAGGGCTCCCAGCATCTCATAGATATTGCGTATCTTTTCAAGGGTCAGCGCGTTTACCACGACTCCGCGCCGCGGGAATATAGTAATAAACCCTTCGGATTCAAGCTGAAAAAGCGCGTCGTGCAGCGGCGTCCGGCTCATGCCCAGCTCCCTGCTGATATCGTTGAGGTTCAGAAAAGCGCCCACACGAATCTTTCCCTCATTCATCTGAATGCGGAGATAATCATAAACCTGTTCTCTGAGCGACTTTAATGTAAATTACGATTCGCACGTCATAGGATATTCTCCTCCCCCTAGGCTAATTGTAGCACAGATATATCAGATTGCAATATATATTTAAAAATATTTCAAGCGTCATTTACAAAACAACCAATTAATCTCGTAATAACAAGGTTTTTTCCTCTATACACCTCTATTTTCGTGATATTTTTCTAATAATTCTCCTAAACTTTTCAGCCATTTGAAGAACCGCATTATTATATTATAAATCAAGATAAGATTTGCCGAATAATAATCGGTGAGAGGGATTACAGCTTTTTAAAAAAAGGTTATACTGTATAAATAAGAATAGGTACGTTAAGGTTTACAAAACTCC
The window above is part of the Cloacibacillus sp. genome. Proteins encoded here:
- a CDS encoding GntR family transcriptional regulator; amino-acid sequence: MNEGKIRVGAFLNLNDISRELGMSRTPLHDALFQLESEGFITIFPRRGVVVNALTLEKIRNIYEMLGALESAVIVLVAVRFRDSDADLMERYNQQMGKALDQNNFSVFYDANLKFHNVYLEMSDNAEMLHSIKIHPLRFSAQQDLC
- a CDS encoding glycyl-radical enzyme activating protein → MSKTGIIFDIKKYSIHDGPGTRTTVHLKGCPLACWWCHNPESQSVAPVVLFRGEKCIGCGSCVKSCHNGAISVRGGTLVTDDGLCDGCGKCCEVCPPEARELCGRHYTVDELMTQLHKDEIFFRDGGGVTFSGGEPFMQPEFLFEALDACGRAGYHRTLDTCGFVSKSVITDSVKRADLYLYDVKHMDPEKHKEYTGVDNVVILENLRAISEAGAKINIRVPFMPGLNSGDENMHALGRFVQPLKGITGVNILPYHTVAKGKHDRWHMEYKLSDLLPPTENQTRHAAGILEGYGLKVHIGG